In one window of Poriferisphaera corsica DNA:
- a CDS encoding Na+/H+ antiporter subunit E: protein MSSLFLMNLLLAGIWLALSSEVTFLNVAMGLIIGALLIALYTRALGRDNYLLKLIRFLLYSIYFLKILIKVNFQVAYEVITPGYKMSPRIIRYPVEGLTDIQITTLANSITLTPGTLSADVDDNDPNGKCLYIHCMYAQDRKEAISELDELKTRMLWEVFGVPEHEQPKSS, encoded by the coding sequence ATGAGTAGCCTCTTCCTGATGAACCTGCTCCTTGCTGGCATTTGGCTCGCACTCTCCAGCGAAGTGACATTCCTAAATGTCGCAATGGGCCTCATTATCGGCGCCCTCCTCATCGCACTCTACACACGCGCCCTTGGCCGTGATAACTATCTCCTCAAACTCATCCGTTTCCTCCTCTACTCAATCTACTTCCTGAAAATTCTCATCAAGGTCAACTTCCAAGTTGCCTATGAAGTCATCACGCCCGGCTACAAAATGTCGCCACGCATCATCCGCTACCCCGTCGAGGGACTCACCGATATCCAGATCACAACACTCGCCAACTCCATCACCCTCACCCCCGGCACACTATCCGCTGACGTCGATGACAACGACCCCAACGGCAAATGCCTCTACATCCACTGCATGTATGCACAGGATCGCAAAGAGGCTATCAGTGAATTAGATGAACTAAAAACCCGTATGTTATGGGAGGTGTTCGGTGTTCCTGAACATGAGCAACCTAAATCTAGCTAA
- a CDS encoding monovalent cation/H+ antiporter complex subunit F, producing MSNLNLANLLAAAPQAAEAAADGFQMSNSFAIYLLNLILWGGTISLVLGIIFCLLRILKGPHMADRVLAADTLSMQVLGLVVILTIVTRESMYFDVVLGVAIIGFASTVAFSQYIGARADEKMHAKDNKETNS from the coding sequence ATGAGCAACCTAAATCTAGCTAACCTCCTGGCCGCTGCTCCGCAAGCCGCCGAGGCCGCCGCTGATGGCTTCCAGATGAGCAACAGCTTCGCGATCTATCTCCTCAACCTCATCCTATGGGGCGGGACGATTTCGCTCGTTCTTGGCATCATCTTCTGCCTTCTGCGTATCCTCAAAGGCCCGCACATGGCAGACCGAGTTCTCGCAGCAGATACCCTCTCCATGCAGGTGCTCGGCCTCGTCGTCATCCTCACCATCGTGACCCGCGAATCCATGTACTTCGACGTCGTCCTCGGCGTTGCGATCATCGGATTCGCATCAACCGTTGCATTCTCTCAATACATCGGTGCCCGCGCTGATGAAAAAATGCACGCCAAAGACAATAAGGAGACCAACTCATGA
- the mnhG gene encoding monovalent cation/H(+) antiporter subunit G — protein sequence MNMLSIIAAANEAVIHAEDITMNNDAFMDFVLSSIREYAAVFFLFWGLFFMFVGALGVYRLPDVFHRMHAASKCSTLGVLGLMLGVILAVGTLSITTKAILTVVFAFAAVPVGSHLLAKAALKDGAPKWSGTITDEWSKSQTAPTDMD from the coding sequence ATGAATATGCTCTCCATCATTGCTGCAGCCAACGAAGCAGTAATTCACGCAGAAGATATCACAATGAACAATGATGCATTCATGGATTTTGTACTCTCTTCTATCCGTGAATACGCCGCTGTCTTTTTCCTCTTCTGGGGCCTCTTCTTCATGTTCGTGGGCGCACTTGGCGTTTATCGCCTTCCAGATGTCTTCCACCGCATGCACGCGGCTTCCAAATGCTCAACCCTCGGCGTTCTCGGCCTCATGCTCGGTGTCATCCTCGCAGTCGGCACACTCTCCATCACAACCAAAGCAATTCTCACTGTTGTCTTTGCTTTTGCCGCCGTTCCCGTCGGCTCACACCTATTAGCAAAAGCCGCTCTCAAAGACGGCGCTCCCAAATGGTCTGGCACGATTACTGACGAATGGTCAAAATCACAAACCGCACCAACCGACATGGACTAA
- a CDS encoding phage holin family protein — MTRWKQRAYKLRHLLLSLAIITFLAAFYLSLIHPLLVWSEIETPVVFTPIFTLISFLIDSTKITSLEKLYFTAYILFIWALIIFFQWLYLAPRKNFIQTTTTPARPMKRAMIVAAFMSTLLSLGLIFIILELFTVYIDFGWLAALIITAAMLLIWSIWSFIFYQFWRANDQYTQLTKMTRALFVGSSLEAVIAAAVYAANPHKMDCYCARGSYLSLIYSLTVIFWSFGPGLYFLYLYQKRRQHLITYRITCPDCGYNLHGSTSSTCPECGCDLSAK, encoded by the coding sequence ATGACCCGCTGGAAACAACGAGCCTACAAGCTGCGGCATCTGTTACTCAGTCTCGCCATTATCACCTTTCTTGCCGCCTTTTACCTATCGCTCATCCATCCACTTCTAGTATGGAGTGAAATTGAAACCCCTGTCGTATTCACACCGATTTTCACGCTCATCTCTTTCCTGATCGACAGCACTAAAATTACATCTCTCGAAAAACTCTATTTCACCGCCTACATCCTCTTTATCTGGGCCCTGATCATTTTCTTTCAATGGTTGTATCTCGCCCCGCGCAAAAATTTCATTCAAACAACCACCACACCAGCAAGACCCATGAAACGCGCCATGATCGTTGCCGCCTTCATGTCCACGCTACTCTCACTAGGCCTAATTTTCATCATTCTCGAACTCTTCACCGTCTACATCGATTTCGGTTGGCTCGCTGCCCTCATCATCACCGCCGCCATGCTCCTCATTTGGTCTATCTGGTCATTCATCTTCTATCAATTTTGGCGAGCAAATGACCAATACACCCAGCTCACCAAAATGACCCGCGCTCTCTTTGTTGGCTCATCTCTTGAAGCGGTCATCGCCGCCGCTGTCTATGCTGCCAATCCACACAAAATGGATTGCTACTGCGCTCGCGGCTCATACCTCTCCCTCATATACTCCCTTACCGTTATCTTCTGGTCATTCGGCCCCGGCCTCTACTTCCTCTACCTCTATCAGAAACGCCGACAGCATCTCATCACATATCGCATCACCTGCCCCGACTGCGGCTACAACCTCCACGGCTCCACCTCATCAACCTGCCCCGAATGCGGTTGCGATTTAAGCGCAAAATAA
- a CDS encoding carbohydrate-binding family 9-like protein, which produces MKEYRVVKAAGKPGLDGDWSGAVWGGVTAARLEAFHERSSDHQPGVEVKMVYDEAGVYVHFRVVDQYVIAKYCERQSYVCRDSCAEFFVQPINGKGYFNFEVSCGGHILLAYTMKPRKEDVEVSNEWLDQIEIYHSMPERVEEEVKEETVWQVEYFVPWVLFEAYLGGWDGQKPGEGKEVTWRGNFYKCADESSHPHWGMWQDVGEKLDYHQPDKFGQIVFE; this is translated from the coding sequence ATGAAAGAATATCGGGTTGTCAAAGCGGCGGGGAAGCCGGGTTTGGATGGGGATTGGAGTGGAGCGGTGTGGGGCGGCGTGACGGCTGCGAGACTGGAGGCGTTTCATGAACGCAGTAGTGATCATCAGCCGGGGGTTGAGGTCAAGATGGTTTATGATGAGGCCGGGGTGTACGTGCATTTTCGTGTGGTTGATCAGTATGTGATTGCGAAGTATTGCGAGCGGCAGTCGTATGTTTGCCGGGATAGTTGTGCGGAGTTTTTCGTGCAGCCGATTAATGGTAAGGGGTACTTCAATTTTGAGGTGAGTTGTGGGGGACATATTCTGCTGGCGTATACGATGAAACCGCGTAAGGAAGATGTTGAGGTTTCTAATGAATGGTTAGACCAGATTGAGATTTACCATTCGATGCCGGAGCGTGTAGAGGAAGAGGTCAAAGAGGAGACGGTGTGGCAGGTGGAGTATTTTGTGCCTTGGGTATTGTTTGAGGCTTATCTGGGTGGTTGGGATGGACAGAAACCGGGCGAGGGAAAAGAAGTGACATGGCGAGGAAATTTTTATAAGTGCGCAGACGAGAGCAGTCATCCGCACTGGGGGATGTGGCAAGATGTGGGTGAGAAATTGGATTATCATCAGCCGGATAAGTTTGGACAGATTGTGTTTGAGTAA
- a CDS encoding NADH-quinone oxidoreductase subunit C — MAKPNLDHPTLALVKARFPKAKLFATEFRGDTTLVVDKENLHAIMVYLREDFECEYDFLSHVTGVDYLGYPKAEGGNGPEGRFAVVYILANTKKNMKLNVKVMLDPSLPTDGIEADPALHVDSVTDIWAGAEWMEREVFDMYGIRFDGHPDLRRILLWEDYPAHPLRKDYPVEGRGERENFKVVEREDA; from the coding sequence ATGGCAAAGCCAAATCTTGATCATCCGACGCTGGCGCTTGTTAAGGCGCGGTTCCCGAAGGCGAAGTTGTTTGCGACGGAGTTTCGTGGGGACACAACGCTGGTCGTGGATAAGGAAAATCTGCACGCGATCATGGTGTACCTGCGTGAAGATTTTGAGTGTGAGTATGATTTTCTTTCGCATGTGACGGGTGTGGACTATTTGGGTTACCCGAAGGCTGAAGGTGGGAATGGGCCGGAGGGCCGATTTGCGGTGGTTTATATTCTGGCGAACACGAAAAAGAATATGAAACTCAATGTGAAGGTGATGCTGGATCCGAGTTTGCCTACGGATGGGATCGAAGCAGACCCGGCATTGCACGTTGATAGTGTGACGGATATTTGGGCAGGCGCGGAGTGGATGGAGCGTGAAGTGTTTGACATGTATGGGATCCGTTTTGACGGGCATCCTGATCTACGTCGCATTCTGCTCTGGGAAGATTACCCAGCCCACCCACTACGCAAAGATTATCCGGTTGAGGGCCGAGGTGAGCGTGAGAACTTCAAGGTTGTGGAACGTGAAGACGCGTAA
- a CDS encoding D-2-hydroxyacid dehydrogenase has protein sequence MSDRIIVLDGHTLTPNTPGNLASSQDPTWDALAALGSDIHVYPRTLPEDIISHADDAPILFTNKVPFTADTIVQLPNLKYIGVLATGYNIIDLEAATDAGITVTNAAGYSTPSVAQHVFALILELLTHTASHGLAVHQGHWTACPDFTFTVQPTTELAGKSIGIVGLGTIGRTVAKIAHAFGMNVLAPERPSSASFSQHGLPVNFLPLKDLIAQSDILSLHCPLTSDTHHLINKKTLKLMKPSAILINTGRGPLIDESALAEALKQGQIAGAGLDVLSAEPPTADNPLIGAPRTVITPHIAWATRESRLRLMDIVTNNLRVYLAGNPVNVVN, from the coding sequence ATGTCTGACCGCATCATCGTCCTCGATGGCCACACCCTCACGCCCAATACCCCTGGCAATCTCGCCTCCTCTCAAGACCCCACATGGGACGCACTCGCCGCACTAGGTTCCGACATCCACGTCTACCCACGCACCCTTCCGGAAGACATCATTTCTCATGCAGACGATGCTCCCATCCTCTTCACCAACAAAGTACCCTTCACGGCCGACACCATTGTTCAACTCCCCAACCTCAAATACATCGGCGTCCTCGCCACAGGCTACAACATCATCGACCTCGAAGCCGCCACTGATGCAGGCATCACCGTCACCAACGCCGCAGGTTACTCCACACCTTCCGTCGCACAGCACGTCTTCGCACTCATCCTCGAACTCCTCACCCACACCGCCTCGCACGGCCTCGCCGTTCATCAAGGCCACTGGACCGCTTGCCCTGACTTCACATTCACTGTTCAACCCACCACCGAACTCGCCGGTAAATCCATCGGCATCGTCGGCCTTGGAACCATCGGTCGTACTGTCGCTAAAATCGCACACGCTTTTGGCATGAACGTACTCGCCCCTGAACGCCCCTCATCCGCCTCCTTCTCCCAACACGGCCTGCCCGTTAACTTCCTCCCACTCAAAGACCTCATCGCGCAATCAGACATCCTCTCGCTACACTGCCCACTGACCTCAGACACGCATCACCTGATCAATAAAAAAACACTTAAACTCATGAAACCATCCGCCATCCTCATCAACACCGGACGCGGCCCACTGATCGACGAATCCGCACTCGCCGAAGCGCTCAAGCAAGGCCAAATCGCCGGTGCAGGTCTTGACGTCCTGTCAGCCGAACCACCCACCGCTGATAACCCGCTCATCGGCGCACCTCGCACTGTCATCACACCCCACATCGCATGGGCCACACGCGAATCCCGCCTCCGTCTTATGGACATCGTCACCAACAACCTCCGCGTTTACCTTGCCGGCAACCCTGTCAATGTCGTCAACTAA
- a CDS encoding 5'-methylthioadenosine/S-adenosylhomocysteine nucleosidase family protein encodes MTEQPQNILLLTAMQPEMLPILKALNLTTRCINQTTPLNNLIHLTPAVIGVGQTHAFSNTSKLIEQHAPDLVLLLGISGALDPELETGDLLIPDSFINDHNDPVILRPAIEHLHFFPNLLKLDAITETIEYTADTIISTPESKLHVYEHKLAHAANMESYAVAKAARATSTPFLILRAIADTADDHLLSESADWINSSTGKQKTIAAVTHLLFHPTHLPDLLYMQKTFNLATQTLASAIKHLLKPA; translated from the coding sequence TTGACCGAGCAACCACAGAACATATTGCTTCTTACAGCCATGCAGCCCGAGATGCTCCCAATTCTTAAAGCACTCAATCTAACCACCCGCTGTATTAATCAAACCACACCGCTCAACAATCTCATTCATCTCACCCCTGCCGTTATTGGTGTCGGGCAGACTCATGCTTTCAGCAACACCTCAAAACTCATCGAACAACACGCCCCTGACCTCGTACTCTTGCTCGGCATCTCAGGCGCACTTGATCCCGAACTCGAAACCGGCGACCTGCTCATCCCCGATTCCTTCATTAACGATCACAACGACCCCGTTATCCTCCGCCCCGCCATCGAGCACCTCCACTTTTTTCCCAACTTATTAAAGCTTGATGCGATTACTGAAACGATCGAATACACCGCTGACACCATCATCTCCACCCCAGAGAGCAAGCTCCATGTCTATGAGCACAAGCTCGCGCATGCTGCCAACATGGAATCTTACGCTGTCGCCAAGGCCGCCCGCGCCACCAGCACCCCCTTCCTCATTCTCCGCGCAATCGCCGATACCGCCGACGATCATCTCCTCTCAGAATCAGCCGATTGGATTAACTCATCAACCGGGAAGCAAAAGACCATCGCAGCCGTCACCCACCTGCTCTTCCACCCAACCCACCTGCCCGATCTGCTCTATATGCAAAAGACCTTCAATCTAGCCACCCAAACCCTCGCCTCTGCAATCAAGCATCTTCTCAAACCAGCCTGA
- the nadD gene encoding nicotinate (nicotinamide) nucleotide adenylyltransferase: protein MDLTPYKNIIVFGGSFDPPHKAHLILPELVREQLGADLVLYIPAGRAPHKLDKVQTDPMHRLNMLKLALDESPNHALVASLEIDRANDGQPSYTVNTLQQLKQLAPHATFRLLFGADQLRIFDQWYQHKTIEEIAEPIVMVRSPDSAQSLLESLSESQRTKWADRLVELPLLDISSTNIRDAIASSQTDAHNSTIPASVLAYIQQHHLYQDRD, encoded by the coding sequence ATGGATCTCACCCCCTATAAAAACATCATCGTCTTCGGCGGCTCATTCGACCCGCCCCATAAAGCGCATCTTATCCTTCCCGAACTCGTCCGTGAGCAACTTGGTGCCGACCTTGTTCTCTACATCCCTGCAGGTCGCGCCCCCCATAAACTCGACAAAGTTCAAACCGATCCCATGCACCGCCTGAACATGCTCAAACTCGCACTTGACGAATCGCCTAACCATGCATTAGTCGCCTCTCTTGAAATCGATCGCGCCAACGACGGCCAACCTTCCTATACCGTCAACACGCTCCAGCAACTCAAGCAACTAGCACCGCATGCGACTTTCCGTCTGCTTTTCGGAGCGGATCAACTCCGAATCTTCGATCAGTGGTATCAGCACAAAACCATCGAAGAAATAGCCGAACCCATCGTCATGGTTCGCTCGCCAGATTCCGCGCAATCACTGCTCGAATCGTTATCCGAATCGCAACGTACTAAATGGGCAGATCGACTCGTCGAACTCCCTTTGCTCGACATCTCATCAACAAACATCCGAGACGCAATCGCTTCATCTCAAACAGATGCACATAACAGCACAATCCCCGCTTCGGTTCTTGCTTACATTCAACAGCATCATCTGTATCAAGATCGAGATTGA
- a CDS encoding Glu/Leu/Phe/Val family dehydrogenase, whose protein sequence is MADKPESIMTELGFRYDPSDLYQQVINDVLHACQIMDAPRKLQLILAQPKNEIIMHFPVQMDNGDYKLFKGYRVQHNNILGPYKGGMRFHAGVSLDHVKSLAVLMTMKNSLVRLPLGGAKGGVQVDPGSLSTNELMRLSRRFVSALGDNIGPDYDIPAPDVGTNAQVMAWIADTYINMTPATKRWMGQAVVTGKPVDFGGSQGREKATGQGVVYILEELMPEMGLPLKDISYSVVGFGNVGSWAARLLQPHGSKLKTVMDHTGAIINEDGIDAVKLAAYVTEHGGVGGYPDADPASEDEFYRADVDLFIPAALEQMIDARKAEMLNAKVVAEAANAPTTPPGEKVLRDRGIAILPAILCNSGGVTVSYFEWRQNRQAESWDEKTVDENLRRHMYSAAQRVKLALHRYECDMRTAAYIAALDNIDRVYNIRGIFP, encoded by the coding sequence ATGGCAGATAAACCTGAAAGCATCATGACCGAATTGGGGTTTCGGTACGATCCCTCCGACCTCTATCAGCAGGTCATTAACGACGTGCTCCATGCGTGTCAGATCATGGACGCGCCGCGTAAGCTGCAGCTCATCCTCGCGCAGCCCAAAAACGAAATCATCATGCATTTCCCTGTCCAGATGGACAACGGCGACTACAAGCTGTTTAAAGGCTACCGCGTTCAACACAACAATATTCTCGGACCATACAAAGGCGGCATGCGTTTTCATGCAGGTGTATCACTTGATCATGTGAAATCACTGGCCGTGCTAATGACCATGAAGAATTCGCTTGTTCGCTTGCCGCTCGGCGGCGCAAAAGGCGGTGTTCAGGTCGATCCAGGATCACTAAGTACCAATGAACTCATGCGGTTATCTCGCCGCTTTGTCTCAGCGCTGGGCGATAACATCGGCCCAGATTACGACATCCCCGCACCTGATGTTGGCACGAACGCGCAAGTCATGGCTTGGATCGCAGATACATACATCAACATGACTCCAGCAACCAAGCGGTGGATGGGTCAGGCGGTGGTAACAGGCAAACCGGTTGATTTCGGCGGCTCACAAGGCCGCGAAAAAGCAACAGGGCAGGGTGTGGTTTATATCCTCGAAGAATTGATGCCAGAAATGGGATTACCGCTGAAGGATATCTCATACTCTGTGGTGGGATTTGGTAACGTGGGTTCATGGGCGGCGCGTCTGCTCCAGCCACACGGCTCGAAACTAAAAACCGTGATGGACCACACTGGCGCGATCATCAATGAGGACGGGATTGATGCGGTAAAACTCGCTGCATACGTCACGGAACATGGCGGTGTTGGCGGATATCCGGACGCTGATCCGGCGAGTGAAGATGAATTTTATAGAGCGGATGTTGATCTATTTATCCCGGCTGCGCTGGAGCAGATGATTGATGCTCGGAAAGCGGAAATGCTTAATGCGAAAGTGGTTGCGGAAGCCGCGAACGCGCCGACTACACCTCCAGGTGAGAAGGTTTTGCGTGATCGCGGGATTGCGATCCTGCCGGCTATACTTTGCAACTCAGGCGGTGTGACGGTGAGTTATTTTGAGTGGCGGCAAAACCGTCAGGCTGAATCTTGGGATGAAAAAACAGTCGATGAAAACCTGCGAAGGCACATGTACTCAGCAGCGCAACGCGTCAAGCTTGCACTACATCGCTATGAGTGTGATATGCGTACCGCAGCATACATTGCGGCGCTGGATAATATTGATCGCGTTTATAATATCCGCGGCATCTTCCCCTAA
- a CDS encoding homoserine dehydrogenase, translated as MSDKPINIGIIGMGTVGGGVTELFATQAQTYAKRIGKPVQVSKVLVLNVAEVPADRKEHIADGVLTDNADDFWSSDFEILIELMGGTGAAYTFVKKALEAGKHIVTANKALLAKHGHELFGLAHKNNVSIAFEASCGGGIPCITALKYGLMANQIGGLYGILNGTCNYILTEMTQKNKTYDVALKEAQEKGFAEADPYLDVSGADTAQKLSILASLAFGVHIEGSQVEHIGVDILDLQDIQFGAELGYDIKLLGTAERKEENGPVSVKTQPCFVHKSDLIANVHGPMNALSVYGHAVGHTMYYGAGAGRYPTASAVVSDALNIASGWYGAAFAQMNLTPDCNDPAELVAKEDIESRYYLRFNALDVPGVIAKVTTILGNKDISIAAVMQHESNPGEFTPIVITTHDAKQGDLDSAITEIEALKEIDGNLVSIRIAEFASDS; from the coding sequence ATGAGTGACAAACCAATCAACATCGGCATCATCGGCATGGGCACCGTCGGCGGAGGCGTGACCGAACTCTTCGCAACCCAGGCCCAAACCTACGCAAAACGCATCGGTAAGCCCGTTCAGGTCTCCAAAGTCCTCGTCCTCAACGTGGCAGAAGTCCCTGCTGACCGTAAAGAGCACATCGCCGATGGCGTCCTCACTGACAACGCAGATGATTTCTGGTCATCCGACTTCGAAATCCTCATCGAGCTTATGGGCGGCACAGGCGCAGCCTACACCTTCGTCAAAAAAGCACTCGAAGCCGGTAAACACATCGTCACCGCCAACAAAGCCCTCCTCGCAAAGCACGGCCACGAGCTCTTCGGCCTCGCACATAAAAACAATGTCTCCATCGCCTTTGAAGCATCTTGCGGCGGCGGCATCCCTTGCATCACCGCTCTCAAGTACGGCCTCATGGCCAACCAAATCGGCGGCCTCTACGGCATCCTCAACGGCACATGCAACTACATCCTCACCGAGATGACTCAGAAAAATAAAACCTATGACGTTGCTCTCAAAGAAGCACAGGAAAAAGGCTTCGCTGAAGCCGATCCATACCTCGACGTCTCCGGCGCCGACACCGCTCAAAAACTCTCCATCCTCGCATCACTCGCCTTCGGCGTACACATCGAAGGTTCACAAGTCGAACACATCGGCGTCGACATCCTCGACCTCCAGGACATCCAATTCGGTGCTGAACTCGGCTACGACATCAAGCTCCTCGGCACAGCGGAACGCAAAGAAGAGAACGGCCCGGTTTCAGTCAAGACCCAGCCATGCTTCGTTCACAAGTCCGATCTCATCGCCAACGTTCACGGCCCAATGAACGCTCTCTCCGTCTACGGCCACGCCGTCGGTCACACCATGTACTACGGTGCAGGCGCAGGTCGTTACCCAACCGCATCCGCCGTCGTCTCCGACGCACTCAACATCGCGTCCGGCTGGTACGGTGCAGCATTCGCTCAAATGAATCTCACCCCAGACTGCAATGACCCTGCAGAACTCGTAGCAAAAGAAGACATCGAGTCCCGCTACTACCTCCGCTTCAACGCACTCGACGTCCCCGGCGTCATCGCCAAGGTCACAACCATCCTCGGCAACAAAGACATCTCAATCGCAGCCGTCATGCAGCACGAATCCAACCCCGGCGAGTTCACCCCAATCGTCATCACCACCCACGACGCTAAGCAAGGCGACCTAGATTCCGCAATCACCGAGATCGAAGCGCTTAAGGAGATCGACGGCAACCTCGTCTCAATCCGCATCGCCGAATTCGCCTCCGACAGCTAA
- a CDS encoding Fur family transcriptional regulator, whose product MSKDMKTLANDKDMILPVCAIFRRFLKTQGLKFTTERALILDAVLGKEEVFEADELLNEMRDAEHRVSKATIYRTLKHLLEANIISEVLIDSRQAHYRTIFGREPKGHLVCVETGKIIEFPVQELGEIADRIAKEHGYDPVSHRFVIYGVSPEAQKGAQAVDG is encoded by the coding sequence ATGAGCAAAGATATGAAAACGCTTGCGAACGATAAAGACATGATTCTGCCTGTGTGCGCGATTTTCAGAAGATTTCTGAAGACGCAAGGGTTGAAGTTCACAACAGAGCGGGCGTTGATACTGGATGCGGTGTTGGGTAAGGAAGAAGTTTTCGAGGCAGATGAGTTGCTAAATGAGATGCGTGATGCAGAGCATCGTGTGTCGAAGGCGACGATCTACCGGACTCTGAAACATTTGCTTGAAGCGAATATTATTTCGGAGGTTTTGATCGATTCGCGTCAGGCACATTACAGGACGATCTTCGGGCGTGAGCCGAAGGGGCATCTGGTGTGTGTTGAGACGGGCAAGATTATTGAATTTCCGGTACAAGAATTGGGTGAGATTGCGGATCGGATTGCGAAGGAGCATGGGTATGACCCGGTGTCGCACCGGTTTGTGATTTATGGTGTGTCGCCTGAAGCTCAAAAAGGTGCGCAGGCTGTGGATGGTTGA
- the yacG gene encoding DNA gyrase inhibitor YacG produces the protein MNDQPAKPKSRKCSNPNCDHLTDESNPNYPFCSDRCRTVDLAKWRDELYMISRTIEEDDLEEDV, from the coding sequence ATGAACGATCAGCCAGCAAAACCTAAGTCACGCAAATGCTCCAACCCCAATTGCGATCATCTCACCGATGAATCCAATCCCAACTACCCCTTCTGCTCAGACCGCTGCCGCACCGTTGATCTCGCCAAATGGCGTGATGAACTCTACATGATCTCACGCACCATCGAAGAAGATGATCTCGAAGAAGACGTATAA
- the tsaE gene encoding tRNA (adenosine(37)-N6)-threonylcarbamoyltransferase complex ATPase subunit type 1 TsaE, with the protein MNQQASDNTITLQSDTLDDTIAIGQAIGQHAIDLDIIALVGDLGAGKTQFVRGLATGMNLYPHAVSSPTFVIMHEYDTEEGAPLVLVHIDAYRLETKDDLASIGWTGDGHDFRSGAVVAIEWANLIDWALDEHTLLVDIAHQDPGRKITFTPGKHWAKRLQEISFPNQTLTP; encoded by the coding sequence GTGAATCAGCAGGCCAGCGACAATACCATCACACTTCAATCTGACACCCTCGATGACACCATCGCCATCGGGCAAGCCATCGGCCAGCACGCCATCGACCTCGACATCATCGCACTCGTCGGCGACCTCGGAGCTGGCAAAACCCAATTCGTCCGCGGCCTCGCAACCGGCATGAACCTCTACCCCCATGCCGTCTCCTCACCCACCTTCGTCATCATGCATGAATACGACACCGAAGAAGGCGCCCCACTCGTCCTCGTACACATCGATGCGTACCGCCTCGAAACCAAAGACGACCTCGCATCCATCGGCTGGACAGGCGACGGCCACGACTTCCGATCCGGTGCAGTCGTCGCCATCGAATGGGCCAACCTCATCGACTGGGCTCTCGACGAACACACCCTCCTTGTCGACATCGCCCACCAAGATCCCGGCCGCAAGATCACCTTCACCCCAGGCAAACACTGGGCCAAACGTCTCCAGGAAATATCCTTCCCCAATCAAACCCTCACGCCATAA